From a single Methanobrevibacter sp. genomic region:
- the ade gene encoding adenine deaminase encodes MEFTAYILDVLTDSAYPAKINIADGIFKEITPISVSDETKMDVEGLLLPGFIDSHIHIESTMLTPAQFAKIAVMHGTTSVVCDPHEIANVCGIDGIEFMIENASQVPFNFYFSAPSCVPATSFETSGAILDSNDIEFLLKKDEVVALGEMMNFPGVINADDEVIRKLELARQYKKPIDGHAPLLSGKELDKYIEQYIVTDHECSNFTEAIEKKQKGMRIMVRDGSSAKNMEALFDFSERIEYLKNQDSFGIIPTEVLERRIHSPIFDFIVSDDKHPNDLINGHLNKSVKKASELGVDIIKAIEMVTINPAAHYGLDAGSIVTGAKADFVVIDNLNDFNILKTYVAGQCVFDGENVLFDAPEVDAKNSINATKKTADDFEIHFDGEECEVNVIECYNGELLTSKSTANLKVKDGIVKPDIYEDVLKISVVERYGKNNVTNAFIKGFGLKKGAIASSVAHDSHNIIVIGYCAEMMAEAVNMIIENKGGFAIASEDFNESLSLPIAGLMSNEDAFDVAHKLDVLHRMSSALGCKLDSPFMTMAFMALLVIPSLKISDLGLFDGDSFEFIDVIKN; translated from the coding sequence ATGGAATTTACAGCATACATTCTTGATGTATTGACTGATTCAGCATATCCTGCAAAAATTAATATTGCAGATGGTATTTTTAAAGAGATTACTCCTATCTCAGTTTCTGATGAAACTAAAATGGATGTGGAAGGATTATTACTTCCAGGTTTCATTGACTCACATATTCACATTGAAAGTACTATGCTTACTCCAGCACAATTTGCAAAAATTGCTGTAATGCATGGAACTACTTCTGTTGTATGTGATCCTCATGAAATAGCTAATGTTTGTGGAATTGATGGTATTGAATTCATGATTGAAAATGCCAGTCAAGTTCCATTTAATTTTTATTTTTCAGCACCTTCTTGTGTCCCCGCTACTTCTTTTGAAACATCTGGTGCTATTTTGGATTCTAATGATATAGAGTTTTTACTTAAAAAAGATGAAGTTGTAGCTTTAGGTGAAATGATGAATTTCCCTGGTGTCATCAATGCTGATGATGAGGTTATAAGAAAACTTGAACTAGCCAGACAGTATAAAAAACCAATTGATGGTCACGCTCCATTGCTTTCTGGTAAAGAATTGGATAAATACATTGAGCAATATATCGTTACTGACCATGAATGTAGTAATTTCACTGAAGCTATTGAGAAAAAGCAGAAAGGTATGAGAATCATGGTACGTGATGGATCTTCTGCTAAAAATATGGAAGCTCTTTTTGATTTTTCTGAACGTATTGAGTATTTGAAAAATCAGGATAGTTTTGGTATAATCCCAACTGAAGTTTTGGAAAGAAGAATTCATTCTCCTATATTTGATTTTATAGTAAGTGATGATAAGCATCCTAATGACTTGATTAATGGGCATTTGAATAAATCTGTTAAAAAAGCATCTGAATTGGGTGTGGATATAATTAAAGCCATTGAAATGGTTACAATAAATCCTGCAGCACATTATGGTTTGGATGCTGGTTCAATTGTCACTGGTGCAAAGGCGGATTTTGTTGTAATTGATAATTTGAATGATTTCAATATCCTAAAAACATATGTTGCAGGCCAATGTGTCTTTGATGGGGAAAATGTTTTGTTTGATGCTCCTGAAGTTGATGCAAAAAATTCCATAAATGCAACTAAAAAAACTGCAGATGACTTTGAGATTCACTTTGATGGAGAGGAATGTGAAGTTAATGTGATTGAATGTTATAATGGTGAATTATTAACCTCCAAATCCACTGCAAATTTAAAAGTTAAAGATGGAATAGTAAAACCTGACATCTATGAAGATGTATTGAAGATATCTGTTGTTGAGAGATACGGTAAGAATAATGTAACAAATGCATTTATTAAAGGATTTGGTCTTAAAAAAGGAGCTATTGCATCCTCAGTAGCACATGATTCTCATAATATTATTGTTATTGGGTATTGTGCTGAAATGATGGCTGAAGCTGTAAATATGATTATTGAAAACAAAGGAGGATTTGCAATAGCAAGCGAAGACTTCAACGAATCATTATCACTTCCAATTGCAGGACTTATGAGTAATGAAGATGCATTTGATGTAGCTCATAAGTTGGATGTGTTGCATAGGATGTCTTCTGCATTAGGTTGTAAACTTGACTCTCCATTCATGACTATGGCATTTATGGCATTATTAGTTATTCCTTCTCTCAAAATATCTGATTTGGGACTGTTTGATGGAGATTCATTCGAATTTATTGATGTTATTAAAAATTAA
- a CDS encoding TIGR00300 family protein → MNKRTIELSGHIIDSLTLTKTMGIIMDKGGEFDILEIDVGRKKSDVSRAKIEVSADSPELLESILDELSVLGAAIDDIKEVNLVASVKDKVAPEGFYSSSNHTTHILYDGDWIPVEDIEMDCLVVVDEDEKRAFVRPIADIKVGDKIVVGLDGVKVTPPHRSRDEQQVFEFMNSEVSSEKPLMNLINGIANEMKEIKAKGGKIGIVGGPAIVHTGSGKYLAALVREGYIDVIMAGNALATHDIESNLFGTSLGIEVETGKIVAHGHTHHMRAINRINRSGSIKNAVEDGTLTGGIMYECIKNDVPYVLAGSIRDDGPLPDVITDTAESQKLMRHHAQEVDMVIMIATMLHSIATGNLLPSRVKSICVDINPSTVTKLSDRGSAQVVGIVTDIGTFLPLLYNALHEE, encoded by the coding sequence ATGAATAAAAGAACTATTGAGCTTTCAGGCCATATTATTGATTCATTGACTTTAACTAAGACAATGGGAATAATTATGGACAAAGGCGGAGAATTTGATATATTGGAAATTGATGTTGGACGTAAAAAATCAGACGTTAGTCGTGCAAAAATTGAAGTTTCAGCAGATTCTCCTGAATTGTTAGAATCAATCTTAGATGAATTATCTGTACTTGGTGCAGCAATTGATGATATTAAAGAAGTTAATCTCGTTGCATCTGTTAAAGATAAAGTTGCTCCCGAAGGTTTTTATTCATCATCTAATCATACAACTCATATTCTCTATGACGGAGATTGGATTCCTGTTGAAGATATTGAAATGGACTGTTTAGTTGTTGTTGATGAAGATGAAAAACGTGCTTTTGTAAGACCTATTGCTGATATTAAAGTTGGAGATAAGATTGTTGTTGGTTTAGATGGGGTTAAAGTAACACCACCTCACAGATCAAGAGATGAACAACAAGTATTTGAGTTCATGAACAGTGAAGTATCTTCAGAAAAACCTTTAATGAACTTAATTAATGGTATTGCTAATGAAATGAAAGAAATCAAAGCTAAAGGTGGGAAAATCGGTATTGTCGGTGGACCTGCTATTGTGCACACTGGTTCTGGTAAATACTTAGCAGCTCTTGTTAGAGAAGGTTATATTGATGTTATCATGGCAGGTAATGCACTTGCAACTCATGATATTGAATCAAACTTATTTGGTACTTCGTTAGGTATTGAAGTTGAAACAGGTAAAATTGTAGCTCATGGTCACACTCACCATATGAGAGCAATCAATAGAATCAATAGGTCTGGTTCTATTAAAAATGCAGTTGAAGATGGGACTTTAACTGGTGGAATCATGTATGAATGTATCAAAAATGATGTTCCATATGTTCTTGCAGGTTCAATACGTGATGATGGACCACTTCCTGATGTAATAACTGACACTGCAGAATCACAAAAGTTAATGAGACATCATGCTCAAGAAGTCGACATGGTAATTATGATTGCTACAATGCTCCATTCAATTGCAACTGGTAACTTGCTCCCTTCAAGAGTAAAAAGTATTTGTGTAGATATTAATCCATCTACTGTTACTAAATTATCAGATAGGGGAAGTGCACAAGTTGTCGGTATCGTAACAGATATTGGAACATTCTTACCACTTCTTTATAATGCATTACATGAGGAATAA
- a CDS encoding zinc-ribbon domain-containing protein: MVKCGNCGIDVPDGFESCPNCGNAYIESENLNSSNKINVIKCSSCGAEIGSDNELCPSCGNKLEKEDKNLKCEKCGSVLLDKVLFCPTCGSKVSFPNKTAQIKTCLNCGNEVEEDVEFCPECGTNVNVGVKTKHESDSTSLEEKINLENIIKPSVIALIVSIVLSIFGLLIGFSWFSFVMAIILAVGFFAAPIDNEVNASIFGFFVGLILGILENPIIGFMFGPFAAGFYEGYFGSHLIILLILSVVVAYVSNIYLKDNVEDIITKFKNML, from the coding sequence ATGGTTAAATGCGGTAATTGTGGAATTGATGTTCCAGATGGTTTTGAAAGTTGTCCGAATTGTGGAAATGCCTATATTGAATCTGAAAATTTAAATTCCTCAAATAAAATTAATGTCATAAAATGTAGTAGCTGTGGTGCTGAAATAGGTTCTGATAATGAATTATGTCCTTCTTGCGGCAATAAACTTGAAAAAGAAGATAAAAATCTAAAATGTGAAAAATGCGGATCCGTATTGCTTGACAAAGTTTTGTTTTGTCCGACATGCGGTTCAAAGGTAAGTTTTCCAAATAAAACTGCTCAAATAAAAACATGTCTTAATTGTGGAAATGAAGTAGAAGAGGATGTTGAGTTTTGCCCAGAGTGCGGAACTAATGTAAATGTGGGTGTGAAAACTAAACATGAATCAGATTCTACTTCCCTTGAGGAGAAAATTAATTTGGAAAACATTATAAAACCATCCGTTATAGCTTTAATAGTGTCTATAGTTTTATCCATATTTGGATTATTAATCGGTTTTTCATGGTTTTCATTTGTAATGGCCATTATTTTGGCTGTAGGATTTTTTGCAGCACCTATTGATAATGAAGTTAATGCGAGTATATTCGGTTTTTTTGTCGGATTGATTTTAGGCATTTTAGAAAATCCGATAATCGGATTTATGTTTGGACCATTTGCTGCAGGTTTTTATGAAGGCTACTTTGGCAGCCATCTGATTATTCTGTTGATTTTAAGTGTTGTTGTAGCTTATGTCTCAAACATCTATCTAAAAGACAATGTCGAAGACATTATCACTAAATTCAAAAATATGCTCTAA
- a CDS encoding zinc-ribbon domain-containing protein, which yields MVKCQNCGAEVVGSDFCFNCGEKVEKFEGTSDVCPKCGTKNDKNTTFCRECGHKLENGAAVSFKQQEWNARRDEVLARYDKLAEEFGIKGEDYFLTSVKRFNMLEKTTSKHKTINKYVGGFNPDLYVGNETMIDGFFLIKENKFVFMEIDNRDWEKVNAGINNFYFDKIVSMRVTKRLGDESRYEDITKRAWTSPHDIKRDIQNKIQSLKATRFKDMIANNDSADMFDRLLIKLVDNTSYEIRLPSFEFGQNLVDLYESLKDKPQTVVVQNQAAEPSKAQQLKEYQELLESGSITQEEFDKLKERLLFG from the coding sequence ATGGTTAAATGTCAAAATTGCGGAGCAGAAGTTGTCGGGTCTGATTTTTGTTTTAATTGCGGAGAAAAAGTTGAAAAATTTGAAGGCACTTCTGATGTTTGTCCAAAATGCGGAACAAAGAATGATAAAAACACAACGTTTTGCCGTGAATGCGGTCATAAATTGGAAAATGGTGCTGCCGTATCTTTCAAACAACAGGAATGGAATGCTAGGCGTGATGAAGTTCTTGCAAGATATGATAAACTTGCTGAAGAGTTTGGAATCAAAGGCGAAGATTACTTCTTAACTAGTGTAAAACGTTTCAACATGTTAGAAAAGACCACTAGTAAGCATAAAACCATTAATAAATATGTTGGAGGTTTTAATCCCGATTTATATGTTGGCAATGAAACAATGATTGATGGTTTTTTCCTAATTAAGGAAAATAAATTTGTTTTTATGGAAATTGATAACAGGGACTGGGAAAAGGTCAATGCAGGAATTAATAATTTTTATTTTGATAAAATAGTATCAATGAGGGTCACTAAAAGACTTGGTGATGAAAGCAGATATGAGGACATCACTAAAAGGGCTTGGACATCTCCTCATGATATCAAGCGTGACATTCAAAATAAAATCCAATCTCTTAAAGCAACACGATTTAAAGACATGATTGCAAACAATGATAGTGCAGACATGTTTGATAGATTGTTAATCAAATTAGTTGACAACACTTCTTATGAAATTAGACTTCCAAGTTTTGAATTTGGTCAGAACTTAGTGGATTTATATGAATCCTTAAAAGACAAACCACAAACAGTTGTTGTTCAAAATCAAGCTGCAGAACCTAGTAAAGCCCAACAATTAAAGGAATATCAGGAATTACTTGAATCAGGTTCGATTACTCAAGAAGAATTTGACAAATTAAAAGAACGCTTATTATTTGGATAG
- a CDS encoding winged helix-turn-helix domain-containing protein yields MKQKDDMSIISLLVRSKKRIKVLKSLEKENKIPSKISKDIDDNSNHVSKYLKTLKEAELVECLNEEDKRYRFYAITDKGKYYLNKVEHNYKD; encoded by the coding sequence ATGAAACAAAAAGATGACATGAGCATCATTTCTTTACTGGTACGTTCTAAAAAAAGGATTAAAGTTCTAAAATCTTTAGAAAAAGAAAATAAAATACCCTCAAAAATTAGTAAAGATATTGACGATAATAGCAATCATGTATCTAAATATTTAAAGACCTTAAAAGAAGCCGAACTGGTGGAATGTCTTAATGAAGAAGACAAACGATATAGGTTTTATGCCATTACAGATAAAGGCAAATATTATCTGAATAAAGTCGAACACAACTATAAAGACTAA
- the speB gene encoding agmatinase: MLLNTYEPWKFAFSSENENIKENSFGIIGVPFDSTTSYHSGARLGPIVVREASFGFEKYNAVFNKDLTATFYDFGDVNVIPGNCEKTCKIIEDTVNELIELDIKPIIIGGEHSSSIGAIKALYEKYGKLTVVHMDAHRDLAFDFIGEKYSHATVMRRVHELGADLVQIGIRSFSKEEDEFVKSTYNIQTFKNKDVHKHMDAIEYYLTNIGGPIYISIDMDVLDPSIAPNVGNPVPCGLFVSELEDIIRTLSHKNIVGFDVVETASNRLGDSTAVVGAKLIYDFLTLIE, from the coding sequence ATGCTTTTAAATACATACGAACCATGGAAATTTGCATTTTCTAGTGAAAATGAAAATATTAAAGAAAATTCATTTGGGATAATCGGAGTTCCCTTTGATAGTACTACTTCTTATCACTCCGGTGCACGTTTAGGACCAATTGTTGTAAGAGAAGCTTCATTTGGTTTTGAAAAATATAATGCTGTTTTTAATAAAGATTTAACTGCTACTTTTTATGATTTTGGTGATGTTAATGTAATTCCTGGAAACTGTGAAAAAACTTGCAAAATCATTGAAGACACTGTTAACGAATTAATTGAATTGGATATTAAGCCAATTATAATTGGTGGTGAACATTCCTCATCAATCGGAGCTATTAAAGCACTATATGAAAAATATGGTAAATTAACTGTTGTTCACATGGATGCTCACAGAGACCTTGCATTTGATTTTATTGGTGAGAAATATTCTCATGCAACTGTTATGAGAAGGGTTCATGAATTGGGCGCTGATCTGGTTCAGATTGGAATTAGGTCTTTTTCCAAAGAGGAGGACGAATTTGTAAAATCAACTTACAATATTCAAACATTTAAAAATAAAGACGTTCACAAGCACATGGATGCAATCGAATACTATCTGACAAATATCGGTGGTCCTATTTATATTTCAATAGATATGGATGTACTTGACCCGTCAATCGCTCCGAATGTTGGAAATCCTGTTCCTTGTGGATTATTTGTTTCAGAACTGGAAGATATTATCAGGACATTATCTCATAAGAACATTGTTGGTTTTGATGTTGTTGAAACTGCAAGCAATAGATTAGGTGATTCCACTGCGGTTGTTGGGGCTAAACTGATTTATGATTTTCTAACTTTAATAGAATAA
- a CDS encoding translation initiation factor IF-5A produces the protein MSTKVVEIKTLKVGKYIVLGGEACKIISYTTSSPGKHGAAKARIEAVGVFDNQKRSLVKPVDNKVDIPIIDKRLGQVISIQGSNVQLMDMENYDTLDLPMPEDLKDSIVEGIEVEYIVALGNMKIMRTRGSN, from the coding sequence ATGTCAACAAAAGTTGTAGAGATTAAAACCTTAAAAGTTGGAAAGTACATTGTTTTAGGCGGAGAAGCTTGTAAGATTATCAGTTACACTACTTCATCTCCTGGTAAACACGGAGCTGCAAAAGCAAGAATTGAAGCAGTTGGTGTTTTCGATAACCAAAAAAGAAGTTTAGTTAAACCAGTAGATAACAAAGTAGATATTCCTATTATTGATAAAAGATTAGGACAAGTTATTTCTATTCAAGGAAGCAATGTTCAATTAATGGACATGGAAAACTATGATACTCTCGATTTACCAATGCCTGAAGATTTAAAAGATTCTATCGTTGAAGGTATTGAAGTGGAGTACATCGTTGCTTTAGGAAATATGAAAATAATGAGAACAAGAGGATCTAACTAG
- a CDS encoding arginine decarboxylase, pyruvoyl-dependent, producing MRIAIVSGKDEGPSKLNAFDNALTDAGIGDVNLIKVSSMLAGNAEINELPKLKAGAMVNCVLSDVTSDNPGDQITAVVAVAIGEELGCVVETTGINKDPNELIEEAKMMVNYMMDKRGVEMKQDLIVEYSTTTVREIASVVASVVYLKDEIIE from the coding sequence ATGAGAATAGCTATTGTATCTGGAAAAGATGAAGGTCCAAGTAAATTAAACGCATTCGATAATGCATTAACTGATGCTGGAATTGGTGATGTGAACTTAATAAAAGTATCTAGTATGCTTGCAGGCAATGCTGAAATTAATGAGCTACCTAAACTCAAAGCAGGAGCTATGGTAAACTGTGTTTTATCAGATGTAACCTCAGATAACCCCGGAGATCAAATAACTGCTGTCGTTGCAGTAGCTATTGGTGAAGAATTAGGATGCGTTGTTGAAACAACAGGAATCAACAAAGATCCCAATGAATTAATTGAAGAAGCAAAAATGATGGTCAATTATATGATGGATAAACGAGGAGTTGAAATGAAACAGGATTTAATAGTTGAGTATTCAACAACAACTGTTCGTGAAATCGCATCTGTAGTTGCATCAGTAGTTTATTTGAAAGATGAAATTATAGAGTGA
- a CDS encoding bifunctional NADP phosphatase/NAD kinase encodes MDAKDKQIATDLSYAIIREVSRAIRPYVGKPESGEKVKIGADGTPTSLIDIIAEDKMINILKNAPVLSYIVSEEIGELKLGRGTKRSIKLTDELRRTDLEEYDIPKFIFLIDPVDGTNNAIKEIPAFGISIAVASVHQGRVATLNDVELGFISSFANGNFFEAEKGKGCWLNNEEVHPSDIINISDMTLGGFTKSGTSQASKLVDNARRMRVLGSVVLELSYVASGRYDAFLDLRGSRIIDIAASKLILEEAGCIITNKYGQKLNNILSIYEKTIIVAANNKILHKQMIDILNDNQTDFIGKVGVVSRIDQKRPILYAAKIIDYLLTNGREVQIEERLANKLNELKNNPNLNNIIKDIKENYPEMADAFDNINLNIDFKQLEEKIFDFDCDMAIILGGDGTLLRAQAKMNPEIPLFGINMGTVGFLTEIETPHTFKALNSILKGDYYKEKRSRLVVSHENHQYTVMNEVVIMTDKPAKMMHFEIQVDGEIIEEVRADGLIISTPSGSTAYAMSAGGPIVDPKVAGFVIIPICPYKLGARPFVVSDSSEITVKLLKKGKTAVFVIDGQINEEAAYEEEIKFKKSDKNAYFIRTSTKYFYEKVKDKLNEGGLPKNSRCE; translated from the coding sequence ATGGATGCAAAAGACAAACAAATTGCAACTGATTTATCTTATGCAATTATCCGTGAAGTTTCAAGAGCAATCAGACCATATGTTGGAAAACCAGAGTCTGGTGAAAAAGTAAAAATCGGAGCTGACGGGACTCCAACTTCATTAATTGACATAATTGCTGAAGATAAAATGATCAATATCTTAAAAAATGCACCTGTCCTATCATACATTGTTAGTGAAGAAATTGGAGAGCTAAAACTTGGTCGTGGAACCAAAAGAAGCATCAAACTTACTGACGAACTTAGACGTACAGATTTAGAAGAATATGACATTCCAAAATTTATCTTTTTAATTGACCCCGTTGACGGAACCAACAATGCAATCAAAGAGATTCCAGCATTCGGTATTTCAATAGCTGTTGCCAGCGTGCACCAAGGACGTGTTGCAACTTTAAATGATGTGGAACTTGGTTTCATCAGTAGTTTTGCAAACGGTAACTTTTTTGAAGCAGAAAAAGGAAAAGGCTGCTGGTTAAATAATGAAGAGGTTCACCCAAGTGATATAATCAACATTAGTGATATGACCCTTGGAGGATTTACCAAAAGCGGAACATCACAAGCATCCAAATTAGTAGATAATGCTCGTCGTATGAGAGTTTTAGGAAGTGTAGTGTTAGAATTATCTTACGTTGCTAGTGGAAGATATGATGCATTTCTTGACCTTAGAGGAAGCAGAATCATTGATATTGCTGCATCTAAATTAATCCTGGAAGAAGCAGGATGTATCATCACCAACAAGTACGGTCAAAAACTAAACAACATATTAAGTATTTATGAAAAAACAATCATTGTGGCTGCAAATAATAAGATACTCCACAAACAAATGATTGACATCCTAAATGACAATCAAACTGATTTTATTGGAAAAGTTGGAGTAGTATCTAGAATTGATCAAAAAAGACCAATACTTTATGCTGCAAAGATTATTGACTACTTATTAACAAATGGTAGAGAAGTTCAAATTGAAGAAAGATTAGCCAATAAACTAAATGAACTAAAAAATAACCCGAATTTGAATAATATAATCAAAGATATAAAAGAAAATTATCCTGAAATGGCTGATGCATTTGATAATATCAATTTAAATATAGATTTCAAACAACTTGAAGAGAAGATTTTTGACTTTGATTGTGATATGGCAATAATTCTTGGAGGAGATGGAACACTTTTAAGAGCACAGGCAAAAATGAACCCTGAAATTCCATTATTTGGTATAAATATGGGAACAGTTGGATTTTTAACGGAAATTGAAACACCCCATACATTTAAAGCATTAAATTCCATATTAAAAGGAGATTATTATAAAGAAAAAAGAAGCAGACTCGTTGTATCACACGAAAATCATCAGTATACTGTGATGAATGAAGTAGTAATAATGACTGACAAACCTGCAAAAATGATGCACTTTGAAATACAAGTTGACGGAGAGATAATTGAAGAAGTGAGAGCTGACGGATTGATTATATCAACCCCAAGCGGTTCAACAGCATATGCAATGTCTGCTGGTGGTCCAATTGTTGATCCTAAAGTTGCAGGATTTGTAATCATTCCAATTTGCCCATATAAACTTGGAGCAAGACCATTTGTAGTATCAGACAGCAGTGAAATTACTGTTAAATTACTTAAAAAAGGAAAAACTGCAGTATTTGTTATTGATGGCCAAATTAATGAAGAAGCAGCATACGAAGAAGAAATCAAATTCAAAAAATCAGATAAAAATGCTTATTTCATCCGCACTTCCACCAAATATTTCTATGAAAAAGTTAAAGACAAATTAAATGAAGGTGGATTGCCTAAGAATTCAAGGTGCGAATAA
- the cfbE gene encoding coenzyme F430 synthase, which translates to MNHLVIDLTHGGVKIAISLAKEGKNVLAYDLYNTLNDIDAKMLNIYNVDLIQLNELADFRGDINVIYPIHMPLDFKDIIKHNPRLNYTFQTHHEIIHDILVDWGKDLTKVEITGVKGKTSTVFMLKEILIDENPLILSSLGAILYENKKKIMLKQNISIAPANIKETIDLAYKIANPICRIDNGIVKGENARKYNSALFESSLGVSGIGDVGVLTNIVENYPISKGKRSASEAKKQVFNCNTVVCQKEAYDTYYSNVKHEKMNTFSLVDETSNLYLNNVSYSLNETKMNIIFRNIKTINDNIVSGEINLTAFAPGKHNVSNVLGVILTALSLEIPKDKIINGIENYKGIPGRTNKRQIENITVIEEINPGINTKAIEESINMIDNPDDYIIAIGGDYGITCEEINENKVSEFLDKMNCNIILTGEVGSSIQKKMSKKCQIIEDYNEVYNIALKNDKNLLFIYRSDYRKLKQR; encoded by the coding sequence ATGAATCATCTTGTAATCGATTTAACTCATGGAGGAGTTAAAATTGCAATTAGCCTTGCAAAGGAAGGAAAAAATGTATTAGCATATGATCTTTACAACACATTAAATGATATTGATGCAAAAATGCTTAACATTTACAATGTCGATTTGATACAGCTAAATGAATTAGCAGATTTTAGGGGAGATATAAATGTTATCTACCCGATTCATATGCCCTTAGACTTCAAAGACATCATTAAACATAATCCCCGCCTAAATTATACTTTTCAAACACACCATGAGATTATCCATGACATTTTAGTTGACTGGGGAAAAGATTTAACAAAAGTTGAAATCACAGGAGTTAAAGGAAAAACTTCAACTGTTTTTATGCTTAAAGAGATTTTAATTGATGAAAATCCACTAATATTATCCAGTCTTGGTGCAATATTATATGAAAACAAAAAGAAAATCATGTTGAAACAAAATATCTCAATAGCACCAGCCAACATCAAAGAAACAATTGACCTTGCATACAAAATAGCTAATCCAATTTGCAGGATTGATAATGGAATTGTCAAAGGTGAAAACGCAAGAAAATATAACTCAGCCCTTTTTGAATCATCATTAGGAGTGAGTGGTATTGGAGATGTAGGAGTGCTAACCAATATTGTTGAGAATTATCCTATTTCAAAAGGCAAACGTAGTGCAAGTGAAGCTAAAAAACAAGTATTTAACTGCAATACAGTAGTTTGTCAAAAGGAAGCTTATGATACTTACTATTCTAATGTAAAACATGAAAAAATGAATACCTTCTCATTAGTTGATGAAACTTCAAACCTATACTTAAATAATGTCAGTTATTCATTGAACGAAACTAAAATGAATATCATATTTAGGAATATTAAAACAATTAATGACAATATAGTTTCAGGTGAAATAAACTTGACTGCTTTTGCACCTGGAAAACACAATGTAAGCAATGTTCTAGGAGTTATTTTAACTGCATTAAGTTTAGAAATTCCAAAAGATAAAATAATTAATGGAATTGAAAACTATAAGGGAATTCCTGGAAGAACAAATAAAAGACAAATAGAGAATATCACAGTAATCGAAGAAATTAATCCTGGAATTAACACAAAAGCAATAGAAGAATCCATTAACATGATAGACAATCCTGATGACTATATAATTGCGATTGGTGGGGATTATGGAATCACCTGCGAAGAAATTAATGAAAATAAAGTCAGCGAATTTTTAGATAAAATGAATTGCAACATAATTTTAACCGGAGAAGTGGGTAGTTCAATTCAGAAAAAAATGTCCAAGAAATGTCAAATTATTGAAGATTACAATGAGGTTTACAATATTGCCTTAAAAAATGATAAAAATCTTCTTTTCATTTATAGATCAGATTACAGAAAATTAAAACAAAGATAG